A stretch of the Aegilops tauschii subsp. strangulata cultivar AL8/78 chromosome 4, Aet v6.0, whole genome shotgun sequence genome encodes the following:
- the LOC141021885 gene encoding uncharacterized protein has protein sequence MIQSEGLIGLLWLSCFLFASLSDSHDYHNLRAAAFNSQARELTQKTADLTESRRANANLRGQLGGAQTALRAKEAEFEALAQERDRLVKKLADQEESHKAALKAARDSEAALQAEYETEAASWAEARQSLINDYGQIEDLVDAPEKSFVDGV, from the exons atgatccagtcggagggcctgattGG aCTTCTTTGGCTATCTTGTTTCTTattcgcttctctgtccgactcgcacgactatcacaacctccgcgcggctgccttcaactcccaggctcgggagctgacccagaagaccgctgatctaactgagagccgga GGGCCAATGCCAACCTGAGGGGGCAGTTGGGTGgggcccagaccgcccttcgcgccaaggaagccgagttcgaggccttggctcaggagcgtgaccgcttggtcaagaagctggccgaccaggaggagagccataaggcggccctgaaggcggcgcGGGACAGCGAGGctgccctccaggccgagtacgagaccgaggcggcgagctgggctgaggcaaggcagtcgttgatcaacgactacggccagatcgaagacttggttgacg